GCTAGCCACAGGTCAGGCATCGTCCCCAGCTCTTCACCTGAATTATCCCaatgaatcctcccaacaaccctgggAGGCACCGGCATGATCTCCATTTTAAGGTGAGTAAACTGAGGACTATAGGGGTTAGGGAtcttgccccaagtcacacaaCTGGAACGGTGGAAGCAGGAAAGGAAGTCAGGCAGACTTTGTGCTCCAGACACctgaggaatgtgtgtgtgtgtgtgtgtgtgtgtgtgtacagtggtttgtggtatgtgtatgtgtacagtATGTTTGTTGTGGTGAGTGTGCAGTGTGTctatggttgtgtgtgtgtgcatgcacacatgtatgtgtaGGGAAGGTCAATGGGAGAGAGTGTAGGATGCTTGCCCTCTGCACCCTTCCAGGCGCCTGCAGAGCTACCCACCTTCCAGCACTGAAGAGCTTGCGCTTTCATCCTTGCTAACAGGAAGAAATCCATTCCTGCCGCCCCTcgggggaaagaaagaaagcagcaaGGAGGCCAAAGCACGAGGATGAGAGGGCAGCCCATGAAAAGAACTGCCCTTTTCTGCCCAGGCCTTTTCTTATCCTGTTCCTTCCTCAGTCCTTGCATATACCAAGCCCCCAGTGCACCACTGGGAGAGTGTCTGCCTGGTCCAGTGCCAGGCTCACTAGGATGTGGCAGCCAGTACCTGTAGGCATTCCCCTGACCAGCAGGAACCAAAGGTGCTAATGTGCTTCTGGTCCACAGGATGAAGTTCCACGTGCCGTGTAGTGTCATGCAAACAGGACAGCATGGCCCAGCAGGCCACTTGACCTCACCCTTGGAGCAGACTCACTCCCACCATTTCATGAGTTTGTTCAGGCTCCAGAGCGTCTGCCTGGATGGGGTGTAGGGCATTAACAACAGGTGGAGCTTGGTTCTGCTGCCCCTCAGCCTGGGTCCCCTTGGAGGTGTCCTGAAAGCAGTGCCGTGGTTTCCAGAAGGCTGAGACAATGTTCTTGTATTCCTTGCGGAAGTTCTGGTTCAGCAGCCCATAGACGATGGCATTAAGGCAGCtattgaaataagccagtaagTAGCTAGTGACAAAGAGCCCCTCTGGGACCTGGGGagccatttcttctgggttgaTGGCCACAGCGAGGCCAATACAGTTGAGTGGGGCCCAGCAGATGGCAAAGATCACAAACACCAGGAACATGGTTAGAAAGCTCCGGATGTCACTGGACCTCAGGCGCAGCTTGTTCTCTGACTTGACCTTCCTGCGAGCCTGGAGCACCAGCACCCAGATGCGCAGGTAACAGAAGGACACGACGGCGATGGGGAGGAAGAAGTGGATGACCACCACTGCAGCCGTGTACTCAGCGCTGGCTGTCTGGATGAAGGTGCAGGAGTAGATGCGCGGGTCGTATTCCAGGGACCCCACAGAGAAGTTGGGCACCAGAGCCACCACAGTGAGCAGCCAGACGAGGCAGATGTAGAGGGGGGTGTGCCAGTGCCGGCAGATCCGGTGgtaggccacactgtggcagacGTAGCAGTAGCGGTTAATGGCAATGGCGGTGATGTTGAAGACGGAGCCGATGACACTCAGGCCCATCACGAAGGCGCTGGCCTTGCAATGCACTTCCCCCAGGGCCCAGCCATCATGGAAGATGGCCACAAGAATTAGGGGGTAGGGGTACAAGGCCACCACCAGGTCAGCCAATGCCAGACTCACCAGGAACAAATTACCTGGAGCAGGAAACAGGAAGCAAGAGTCAGCACGAGACCCCACGATTTCTACTCTGTAGAACAGCCTATGCTTTATCCAGTTACTTAAAAGTGACTGAGTCACTGTTAGCATTGGGAAGGAAGCCAAGCGGCTTCTGGAGACACAGAGTTCAGAGCTCAAATTGTATCTCTGctactcactggctgtgtgactaaGGCAAGTTACTCAGGCTCTCTGagtcttacttttctcttttgtaaaatggggataatgacgcCTAATTTATACTCTagctgtgagaattaaacaacAATGCAAAGTGCTTGGGGACCCAGTGGGCACTCACAAGATCTATTTTCATGATAGGCACAGATGCTCAGAGGCTTTGCTCCATTTAAGCTCCAGCAAGGATTCTGGGGGAGGAGAATCTGAAAATCAGGAATGTGGATTCACCAACATCAACACTCCTCCCCTCCGTACTCTCACCCCGCCCGCGACCCCGCATCTCTCTCTGATAGTCTCCTTTGGCATCTTCTCCCCACTGGATAACAGGCTACTTTCTAAGTGTCTTTAGTTCATTTTTCTAAATGTGAGTTGCATTTTGCaggtggaagagaagaaaggtttTGAGAGTGGGAACCGTGTGTTCTGGTTTTCCCCTGTCTGCTTGTCTGGGCCTTACATGTGCAGCCATGTTGGCAGAcacctggcctggtggcacagagtcCAGGCCTGTGGAGCGGGGAGGGGCTGTGGCTGCTCCCCATGTCACATCCGCCAGGGGGCTCCCTGCTTTGCCCTCCCTTCCCCAACTTCCTGAACTGCCTCTCTCTTCTGAATGGAGAGTTCTCCAGCATCACCAAGCTCAGCCAGCAGGAGACAGCCTCAGGAAACCATGATAGCCATTGATGAATATGCTTCTCGCGTGTTCTGGACCAGAGTTCTAGGGAGGAGATGGAGCTAaatccaagaaaaaaaacagtCTCTGTTCCTAAAGCGTTTGCATCCTAAAACCAATACCGACTCGTGAATAAAGTACCAAGAACCAGAACGTTTGGGCCAAATGAAGGTCAGGATATGAGCAGCTCCATTTCCAATGCTATTTATTTCATTCACCAAGTGTTGTACtttttaagcacctactatgcTCAGAAGGTAATATATTCTCTATTCTCCCACCAGCAGAGGCCCTCAGGAGGCAGTGGGCACTGGACACAGTCTTTGAAGTCTTCAGGCCTCTTGCTACATGGGGAAGTGCCAGCTGCCAGTCTGACAGAGGCTGAACGCAGAGGGCAGACGGAATGGATTCACAGGAGGGACTCTCCAAGGAGACGCTGGGCTGTGGTCTGGCTTCAAGGGGGTTTGGAAAAAAGGAGGCTCAGAGCCATCCAGCTGGGAGTTCCTCTGAGTCTGATCTTCAGGTGAAGTCACTCTGCACTTGTGGTTGTAAGTGCACCCCATCTCGAGGAATATTCCACGGGCCATGCTCCATGTGCCATTGGGAACATGGAAGACCCATAGACAGGCTTCTTGCAGTGCCTTTTTTGGCCTCAGAGGCTTCGGGTCAACCCCACTCAGAAGTGACAGAAAAGAAGTCTGTTAGCAACCTGGGAGTTCTCAGGACTTAAGAACTCCTGAATCCAGAGCTAGGTTAGGGCCTGAGGGAGACAAGATGTAACTGAATAGAAAGGAGATCATTTGGACAATTAGAGCGCTTGCAAGGCAGTGAGCTTCCTGTCTCTCGAGGTATTCAAGTAGAGGTTGGATGGTAAAGGAAAACCCTGCCTCGGATTGAACTGCTAGATTCTTTCTTATTCTACTTATTTTAGGGATTTGCTTAATAGGATAAAGCCCTCTCATATTCTTTCTGGTTGGTCCTGCAAGGCAAGAAATGCACATCTGAGGACCTGCTTGGGATGTGAGGGttctcctgcttttcctcttAGTTCCCTGCCTTGTTTGCTGTCTCCCCTGGTGGATTTCAGAATCGGACTCTCCTACTCAGACCTCACTTGGTCCCAAGAGAGTGAAGGATTATCCCTCTCAAACTTCTTGTTTTCAGCTGAATCAGGAACCCTTGTCTCTTCTCAGAATTTTAAGTGTCCTTTGGATGTTTGGAGGTGGTACTGGGAGTTGGAACAACCTGGGTaatctcagttctgccactttcCGGCTGGGTGAACTTGAAGCAGTTACTGAACTTCTCTCTCCGTGACTAGCCCTTCCTTAGCTCCCACTCTTCTTTTGGagtcctccttcctcctcttcgcACACATTCCACATGGCTGTCTCTGTGAAGAAAATCACTTCTTTCCAACACAGGAATATCGGTCTCCCTCTGGCACATGCAGAGAAAGTCAAGAGCTGCTGGGAGCCGGTGCCAGCTCGGCCAGCTGTTTCCCCGGGAAAAGCAAGTCAAGCTCTGCCGTGTTAATGTAGCTCATCCCCTAATAACACCCCAGAGGCCAGCAAACAGCTTGTAAATAGTAGGAAGAGCACATTCAACTCCACGTGGAAAGTGATTCGATTACTCTCCCCTATTACCCCGGCTGTTCCTAAAAGGCTGAAATCAACCAGTTCCTGCTGTAGAGTCATCTGCCCAGACATCATACTGTCTCCCAGCTTTCTTGACACCATTCCAAATTAGGTGAATAAAATTCTTGTTTTCTCTCCCATCTGTAAGAACGCAGGTCCTATTTGGATGATAATCAAGGGGAGATCcagttctctttccatttcttc
The Equus caballus isolate H_3958 breed thoroughbred chromosome 7, TB-T2T, whole genome shotgun sequence genome window above contains:
- the MTNR1B gene encoding melatonin receptor type 1B, whose protein sequence is MPENSSFSNCCEPGGRAVRPGWPGAGGERPSGTPRPPWVAPALAAVLIVTTAVDIVGNLLVILSVLRNRKLRNAGNLFLVSLALADLVVALYPYPLILVAIFHDGWALGEVHCKASAFVMGLSVIGSVFNITAIAINRYCYVCHSVAYHRICRHWHTPLYICLVWLLTVVALVPNFSVGSLEYDPRIYSCTFIQTASAEYTAAVVVIHFFLPIAVVSFCYLRIWVLVLQARRKVKSENKLRLRSSDIRSFLTMFLVFVIFAICWAPLNCIGLAVAINPEEMAPQVPEGLFVTSYLLAYFNSCLNAIVYGLLNQNFRKEYKNIVSAFWKPRHCFQDTSKGTQAEGQQNQAPPVVNALHPIQADALEPEQTHEMVGVSLLQG